In Desulfopila inferna, a single genomic region encodes these proteins:
- a CDS encoding ketopantoate reductase family protein, producing MQVEKKITTVAVVGAGAMGSAYASMFSDAGSFSPFFLAEGQRYHRLENRELQVNGRNYTIQARQPWEVSQPADLILVALKHHHLDEALPAIKAVTGPDTIILSVMNGLESEEIIGRACGMSNVLPAIAVGIDALREGDRFSYAQPGRIIFGQRDGSSTERLREALSRAGIPHEIPADMVRTMWWKFMINVGINQASAVLRAPYGVFQESPDARSLLLLLMQEVIELAGKISVDLTSEDLDKWFSVLDTLAPQGKTSMLQDIEAGRKTEVEIFAGKVVAMGEKHGVATPVNQTILNIIRVIEKQAGVPQKYK from the coding sequence ATGCAGGTAGAAAAAAAAATTACCACGGTAGCTGTCGTCGGTGCCGGTGCCATGGGGTCGGCCTATGCCTCCATGTTCTCGGATGCCGGTTCGTTCTCACCATTTTTTCTTGCTGAGGGTCAACGATACCATAGACTGGAGAATAGAGAATTACAGGTCAATGGCAGGAACTATACGATTCAGGCCAGACAGCCGTGGGAGGTATCTCAGCCGGCGGATCTGATTCTCGTCGCCCTGAAGCACCATCATCTTGATGAAGCCCTTCCGGCCATCAAAGCTGTGACTGGTCCGGATACGATAATCCTCTCGGTGATGAACGGCCTTGAAAGCGAGGAGATAATCGGTAGGGCATGTGGTATGAGCAACGTCTTGCCTGCCATTGCCGTCGGTATCGATGCCCTGCGGGAGGGGGATCGTTTTTCCTACGCGCAACCCGGCAGGATCATCTTCGGGCAGAGAGACGGCAGCAGTACAGAGCGTCTCCGGGAGGCCTTGAGCCGGGCAGGGATTCCGCATGAGATACCCGCGGATATGGTGCGTACCATGTGGTGGAAGTTCATGATCAATGTGGGGATTAATCAGGCCTCGGCGGTGTTGCGGGCTCCCTATGGCGTTTTTCAGGAATCGCCCGATGCCCGATCATTACTGCTGCTGTTGATGCAGGAAGTTATAGAACTTGCCGGAAAGATTTCCGTTGATCTGACCAGCGAGGATCTGGATAAATGGTTTTCCGTCCTGGATACCCTGGCACCTCAAGGAAAAACCTCAATGCTTCAGGATATTGAGGCAGGCAGGAAAACAGAAGTGGAGATATTTGCCGGCAAAGTTGTCGCCATGGGCGAGAAACATGGTGTTGCCACCCCTGTTAATCAAACAATATTGAATATCATCAGAGTAATCGAAAAGCAGGCAGGAGTGCCGCAAAAGTACAAATGA